The window CTCAGCCTGCCCCAGTCAGTGCTGATGGGAGGAGCCCACCCCAAGGCTCGGCGTTGGAGGGTAGCAGTCACGATGCACCTTCACTCACCCCACGCCCCCTGCTCCGCCTAGGCTGACTGGATGTGTGGGGTCTGCCAGCGTCCAGGGCACACCATACTTCTGTGCTGGATGTAATAAACCTGGAGTGCTTGTTTTGACAACCTACTTCATCCTTGAGGATTGAGGGGGgaccagggcaggggtgggtgggacCCTCACCAGACCTGGAGGGAAGAGCAAGGATTGAAGCAAAGGGAACCCAGCCAGAGGTCCCCACAGGAATGTCTGGAGGCGAGCTGAGAGGCAAGGTGTGAGCCTGCCTGCTCCCCACTTCCAACATGCAGGCAATGGGTCCTGGGAGGGGGGCACGGGGACGGAGGTTACTCCAGGATTCCCCGGGCACCTGTGCGCACTTTGCATGTCTGTGTTAATTGCTCAGGTTGTGAAGGGGTGAGGCTCTGAGTCTGGGTGTTGAGAGGGGTAGGACTGTCTctcggtggtggtggtttgtACTGCGTTGAGGGAATAGGGTGTGACAGCTGTCTTTACGTTCCAGGGTGTTTGTAACTGGCAGGGCTTGTGTGTGGAGTGTGGCTGTGTGACTGCATCTTGGGGTATCCAGTGCCGTAAGCAGGCTTCTCTGGGTGTTGCTGTTACTAGGGGTGTGACCGGCTAGATCTCGGAGTATCTAGGCGGTTACCATCCTTATGTCTCAGGCATATACAGTGTGTAACCTGTGGGGCCTGTCTTGGACTGTTAGGGGGCATCTCTGGATGATTTGGGGTGTGGCTGGGGGGCTCTGTCAGTGTTAGCGGTTGTGAGCACTGCTCAAGGTGCTGGGTCAgacttggacttcccaggtggctcagtaaagaaaccacctccAATATAGGAgtcgggggttcgatccctgggtccagaagatgccatggagaaagaaatggcaacccactctagtattcttgcctgggaaatcccatggacagaggagcctggagggctacagtccatagggttgcaaaagagtcagacacaacttagtgactcaggAACAAGGGGTGTAATGGTCCCTTTCTCAGGGGCCTGTATTTCAGGCTGTTGGGAGTCTGTAACTATGGGTGTATCTGGTGTTGGGGGTGACACTGTCTCAGGGTGACAGAGGCTGACGCCAAGGGTCTGAGGAATGTGGCTGCTGCTGGGCTGGAAACAGGCCATGATGGTGGCGGGATCTTGGAATGTTAAGGGATACAATTGTGTATGTTTGAGTGTGAGACCattgtgtgtgcgcgcgcgcatgcatgcacacacatgccccTGCAGGATGTGATTCTAATTCTTGGGGCAGGAGGTGAGGATGCAGCTGTGTGCCCACAGGTGTGGCTGTGTGTGACTTGGGACCACGTCCTAGAGCAGGATCTAGGAGACCGCCTACCAGTCACCACACCTCCTGGTCCCCCTGCCCCGCTTcggcctcctcctccctctcccttcctgggGGATGACTGGCTGCACGCCTGGGCTTTAAGCCCCTGTGTAAATAATGGGCGGATCTCCTAGGCTGGCTGGACCTGATCCAAACTGGTCCACCCAAGGCTctgcccaccaccacccacccagcATCCAGGAAGGCTCTGGCAGGGCAAGGGGCTGCCACTGGCCCCACTCAGGGCTCGCTCTCCCACCTCACAGCCCTGCTGGGGGTAGCGGCAGCCCCCCTAAGCCGCTCCCGCCTGCCCTGGGCGACACTCACATTTTCCAGTGTTTAGATTTTATCCGCTTTATTAATGAGGCAGGCAAGAGGCCCACGCctggggggcggggaagggggctGCTCCCGTCCCACCAGGGGAAGAGGGTCACGGGGCAGGGAGGACAGGCCAACTTCCTGGAGGCCCCCACTTCCTCAGGAGGGGAGCTAAGGTCTGGGAGTGGTCCCTGACCATTGCCAGGAGTGCGGGGGGGTGGTGGTCCCTGccaacccaggtcccctgaaGGCATACACCGAGTGGAACGGCCCCTGGAGGCTGGAGTGGGCAgcgggaggaggcagggagcgGAGGAGCCgccccaggagggagggaggggggagggagcgGCCTGCCGGAGAGCTCGGGCGCAGCAGGCTGGGGTGCAGCTGGGCAGCAGAGCAGCGGGGCAGCAGGGGCCAAACGGCAGGCGATGGGGACCCTGCGTCGGAGGCAGCACTGGGTAAGAAGGCTTGGGCCTGAGGACCGTTAGTGGGGGAGGCAGGCATGGAAGGATGGGGTAcccccagcctgtgcttcctgtgTTCTTTGACTCTCAGCCCATCTGTCTGTCCCAGTTGATCTTATCCTCTGTCCGGCCTCTCTTTCCAGAAGACCTAGCAGTTCTGCCCTCTCAGCCCTCACCAGGGGGTATCAAGGAAGGGATGGTGATGGGTCAGCCTTGAGGcctctggggcagggggtggggagccaGCAGGAGGAAACTGGGCAGCCAAGGGGTGGCAGCAGTGGTCAGAGGTAGGGCCTGGGTGGGAGACAGCAGGGGAGCTCAGAGGTGGGAGTGTGGGGCGCAGGGCTGGGGCTCTGAGGACAGGCCAGAGGTGCCGAAGGGGCAGGTCTGTGGGCACAGAGATGGGGCCTTGAGGACAGAGATGGAGCGATGGGGACAAAGATGGGGGCTGAAGGGACAGGGAATTGGCCCGGGGGGAAGTGTGGGGGGAAGCGATGTGCCCATGGTGGGAGAGGTGGGCTGTGAGCATGTAGGGTGGGGCCAGAGTAAAGGGTGATGGTCAGAGATGGGGCAGTGAGGTCAGGTGGGGCCCTGGGTTCAGAAATGGGTTAATGGTTACCAGAGAGGGCTGGGGTCCCAGGAATTTGTGGTGGTGTCAGAATGGAAGGTGGGTGTCAGGTGTGTGGGTAAGGCTCAGAAGTGGGGTTGGAGACAGGTGGATTGAAGCCAGGTGAGCCCTGATGATCAGAGAAGGGGTGCAGTGGGGGCCGACTGGGGCCGGGAGCGAGAGATCGGCCGATTCGGGGCAGCGGAGGAGAACTGGATCAGGCGTGGGGCAGCCAGAGTCATTTAGAGTTGCCATGGGTACAGGGTCCCTAAGAGAACTCTTATAAAGTCAAATGGGTCGGGATGATCTGGGAGGGGAAAACCAGCTGGTCCAGGCCAACGGCAGGACTTCAccttcttctcctctcctcttcccagccccacccccagcacctgaCATGAGCCCTTGCGGGCCCCTCAACCTGAGCCTGGCGGGCGAGGCGACCACGTGCACGGCACCCGGGGCCCCCAACACGTCCGCCGGACCACCGTTGGGCCTGGCGGGCGCATCGCCCGCGCTGCCCATCTTCTCCATGACGCTGGGCGCCGTGTCCAACGTGCTGGCGCTGGGGCTTCTGGCGCAGGCCGCGGGCCGTCTGCGGCGCCGCCGCTCAGCAGCCACCTTCCTGCTGTTCGTCGCCAGCCTGCTGGCCACCGACCTGGCGGGCCACGTGATCCCGGGTGCGCTGGTGCTGCGCCTGTACGCGGCGGGGCGCGCGCCTGCCGGCGGCGCCTGCCACTTCCTGGGCGGCTGCATGGTCTTCTTCGGCCTGTGCCCGCTGCTGCTGGGCTGCGGCATGGCCGTGGAGCGCTGCGTGGGCGTCACGCGGCCGCTGTTGCACGCAGCCCGCGTTTCGGTGGCCCGTGCGCGGCTGGCTCTGGCAGCGCTGGCCGCCGTGGCCTTGGCCGTGGCGCTGCTGCCGCTGGCGCGCGTAGGCCGCTATGAGCTGCAGTACCCCGGCACGTGGTGCTTCATCGGACTGGGCCCGGCGGGAGGCTGGCGCCAGGCGCTGCTCGCCGGCCTCTTCGCCGGCCTTGGCTTGGCTTCTTTGCTTGCCGCGCTCCTGTGCAACACGCTCAGCGGCCTGGCCCTGCTGCGCGCCCGTTGGCGGCGCCGCCGCTCTCGACGACACTTCCCAGCCGGAGGAGGCCCCGACAGCCGCCGTCACTGGGGAGGGCGTGGACCCCGCTCGGCCTCCGCTTCGTCCGCCTCGTCCGTCGCTTCGGCCTCCGCCGCCCCGGGCGGCTCTCCGAGCCGTGGCTCCTCACGCAAAGCCCGCGCCCACGACGTGGAAATGGTCGGCCAGCTCGTAGGCATCATGGTGGTGTCGTGCATCTGCTGGAGTCCCTTGCTGGTGAGGGGCGCACAGGTCCACTCCAACCCTGCTCCTTCCCACGCCCTCCGTGACCCCTCCCACCCTTTTCCATTCTGTGTCCTTTCTCCCTGACCCAGCCAGGGCTCTGCCCTTTTGCCCCCACCTGCCGGAGTCCACCCTTTGCTCTCTCCCTCTGACGTCCCACTCTTTCCAGGCCCcttgtctttctccttcctggGGTCTGTATAGGTCACCAGATCCAGGCAAGCCTCCCCTTCCAACCCCACCCTCCTAAGTGCCTTCATTCCCTAGCTCCCTTCTAGCATCACcacctctttcctttttttcccctattttatttttggccgtgctggctGTTAGCTGCTTCTCGGGCTTTTTCTCTcgtggtgcgcgggcttctcttTTGCCCAGTGTCTTATTGCCTGGTGCGGGCTCTAggatgcatgggcttcagtagaagaggcatgtgggctcaacagttgcagcttccaggctccagagcacaggctcaggggtTGTGGTGCTCTGGCTTAGCCTCCCAGCTGGCATGTGggaaatctttccagaccagggattgaacccgtgtctcctgcattggcaagcagattctttaccactgaggcaccagggaagccttttcttcCATCCTCTGTCCTTTGGGGTATCTGGGACTTCTTTCTCGCCTGAGCGCACACCCAATGAAGGCCTTTGCTTCTGCCATGCTCTGTAAGGCCCTGCTTGCCACCACCCCCGCTCTCCACAGCTCCTTCCCAATTAGACTCCCACTTACTTTTACATTGCGTCCCTCCTCACAGCCCCCTTACTTCCCAGGCACACTCCCACCCATCCCAACCCTACCCTTCCCCAGACCCCTTTTCTTACACCGCCCCACCGCTCACACCACCTTTTCCcgcaggtggtggtggtgctggctGTAGCAGGCTGGGGCTCCAGCTCCCTGCAGCGGCCGCTGTTTTTGGCCGTGCGCCTCGCCTCGTGGAACCAGATTCTGGACCCCTGGGTGTACATCTTGCTGCGCCAAGCAGTGCTTCGCCAACTGCTTCGCCTGCTGCCTTCAAGGGCAGGCGCCAAGGGCAGCCATGGAGGGCTAGGCCTAAACAAGAGCACTTGGGAGGCCAGCTCGCTGCGCAGTTCTCGGCACAGTGGCCTCAGTTCTTTTTAGGCACACCCGGCGTCTAAGCCAGACCATCCGGGACCGGCCTCAGGTCCGCAGGGCAAAGACTTCGGGGAATGAAATCTTTTTGCCGACAAGCCCAGGGCGGTGGGTCCTGTCTGGGCTGCGGCACCCTGGTGGCCGCGCGGAGGCGGCAGAGGCGCTGTGTACGTCTCCGGGTGTGCAGTTCTTGAACTTGCCACGCGGGGGCATAGAGATGCAGAGCGGGAGTCGCGGGAGCATGCGCGAAACGCCATGGTCGCAGTCCTGGGGGGAGCTCCGCTGGGAGCAGAGCAAGAGGGTCTGGGGACGCTAGTCGCCCCTGTCGCCATCAGGAATGACTCCCACAACCATTCGCTCATCGTAGCCCTGAGGTCCCCCAACACACCCCAAGTCCCTAGCCACAAGCCACGCCCCATCACGGGACTCTCTACACAACTCTGAAGCTTCTCCCATCGCAGCCCACCTAGGCTCTCCACCAGTTACAGGCCTGAATCTCCACCATCCCTTGACCCCTCTTCATATGACCCCCCACCAGTGCATCTCCCCATCACTCCCTACACCGCCAGCCACCCATTGCTTCCCTTCCCAACTCTTCCCACCTCCAAGCactcctccccgcccccatcaTCACTGTGCACAAAAAAACAGGATGCATGGATGGGGCAAACCCCAAAGgcctttttaaaaactactaacAGCTCGGtgcgggcaggggtgggggagggggctagCAGCTCCCAGCCACAAAGTCGAAGTCCCGGAAGGCCGCCTGTTCGGTGGCTGTGAGGGGCCGTGCGTCGCGGGGTGGGCTCAGCGTGGGGGCCTCCCCTGTGAATTCCTCGTCAAAGTTGCTGACATCAGTGCGGCCGGCCAGCGTGGGTACGAAAGGCGGCGGCAGGCGCCGGGCCAGCAGGGCATCCCAGCCCAGGGTCTGCGGGGCGAGGAGGGGGAAAGGTCACCAGGGGAGGCTCGGGGCAGACCACAGGAGGGTCTGCTCCTTGCGACCTAAGTCTGGGTCTTTGAGAATCAACATAGAGTCACACGacagaggtgggggcgggggtcatGCTAGGAGCTCAGGAAGGGTTACAGCATGAGTGAATGGGGAGGGCCGGCAGCTGGGCTCCTACACAGCAGTGCTCCCAACAGGCCAGCCTGCAGTTAACTTGGGTGGGTGTAGGAAGGTCAGTGGAGGTAAATGGGAGGAAGCAAAGGCAGGTGGGTGTTGAGGGGAGGTAACAAGGCTGGAAGTGAAGCCACTAGGTCTTGGGCATGGGGGAATGGGTCCTGGGGGTGGGAGACTTCACCCTGAAGAAAGGCTGTTTTTTCACATCCTCAGCATCCCTCTCGCTGGATCCCAACCTCCGCTCTGGATTCCTCCGCAGGAGCTGGGTGGAGGGAGTTCCATGTCAGTGTTTCCCTTCCCAGCCCCAGGGTCACTTCCCCTGGCTCACCCCAAGTTGGGCGGGGGTCCTTACCCTGCGCATGATGCCAATGGCTTCAGCTGACAGGAAGCGGGGGTAGCGAACCTCATCGTTGACGATGCTGTCAAATACCTCCTCCTCATCATCCCCTGGGAATGGGGACTGGGACAAGGAGAGCTTGGATGAATTAGGCCCCTCTGACCATACCACACCTGGTTCCATTCACCCAGGGGTCCAGCTGTACTTTGACATGGCTCACTTGAGAGGGGAAGGACCCCaatttacagatgcagaaactgaggccaaggagGCAGAGCTACTTGTCCTCAATCAGCTAGCCCATAGTGGAGGGTGAATCTGACACCCTCCTCCTACTGGCCCCCCTGCTGGATCAGcagcaaagaacccgcctgccaatgcaggagatgcaagtttttgatctctaggtcagaagattccctggagaaggaaatggcaacccactccggtgttcttgcctggaaaatcccatgggcagaggagcttggcagggtacagtccacagtgtcacagagttgggcatgacttagtgattaaacaacccTCCCACCTCACCAGCACACACGCAGGTTACCAGGGACAGGCAGGGTGGAGCGCATGGGATCTCACCT is drawn from Bos mutus isolate GX-2022 chromosome 7, NWIPB_WYAK_1.1, whole genome shotgun sequence and contains these coding sequences:
- the PTGER1 gene encoding prostaglandin E2 receptor EP1 subtype isoform X2, which encodes MSPCGPLNLSLAGEATTCTAPGAPNTSAGPPLGLAGASPALPIFSMTLGAVSNVLALGLLAQAAGRLRRRRSAATFLLFVASLLATDLAGHVIPGALVLRLYAAGRAPAGGACHFLGGCMVFFGLCPLLLGCGMAVERCVGVTRPLLHAARVSVARARLALAALAAVALAVALLPLARVGRYELQYPGTWCFIGLGPAGGWRQALLAGLFAGLGLASLLAALLCNTLSGLALLRARWRRRRSRRHFPAGGGPDSRRHWGGRGPRSASASSASSVASASAAPGGSPSRGSSRKARAHDVEMVGQLVGIMVVSCICWSPLLVVVVLAVAGWGSSSLQRPLFLAVRLASWNQILDPWVYILLRQAVLRQLLRLLPSRAGAKGSHGGLGLNKSTWEASSLRSSRHSGLSSF
- the PTGER1 gene encoding prostaglandin E2 receptor EP1 subtype isoform X1, with protein sequence MGRDDLGGENQLVQANGRTSPSSPLLFPAPPPAPDMSPCGPLNLSLAGEATTCTAPGAPNTSAGPPLGLAGASPALPIFSMTLGAVSNVLALGLLAQAAGRLRRRRSAATFLLFVASLLATDLAGHVIPGALVLRLYAAGRAPAGGACHFLGGCMVFFGLCPLLLGCGMAVERCVGVTRPLLHAARVSVARARLALAALAAVALAVALLPLARVGRYELQYPGTWCFIGLGPAGGWRQALLAGLFAGLGLASLLAALLCNTLSGLALLRARWRRRRSRRHFPAGGGPDSRRHWGGRGPRSASASSASSVASASAAPGGSPSRGSSRKARAHDVEMVGQLVGIMVVSCICWSPLLVVVVLAVAGWGSSSLQRPLFLAVRLASWNQILDPWVYILLRQAVLRQLLRLLPSRAGAKGSHGGLGLNKSTWEASSLRSSRHSGLSSF